The window CAGGCCCGGCGGCTGGCCGGTGCGCTCGACCCACGCCTTCTCCAAGCCGGGCACCGCACATGCCCCGCCGCCCCCCGGCCCGCCCCACCCAAAAGGGTGCCCCCGCACACCCCGCGCGCCACATCCCCGTAACCCCTGATTCAGCAACCCTTGGCACGCTCGCGCCATGCAGCCCGCAGCGCCCGAGCCCGAGCGGAAGCCACCCCTGAGGCTGGCTTCGGCCCTTTCCGACGCGCCCCCGCCCCCCGGGACCGGGAAGAATGGGGCCATGCTGCGTACTCCAGGAGAGATCCCTGACCCGCTGGAGCAGGGCTCCCAGGCGCCCCGGCCCCCGCTCGCCCCGCTCGCCCCGCTCGCCTCCTCGCACCAGCCGCAGGTTGTCCCCACCCTGGAGCCCGACCTCGACTCCGACCCGGACGACTACGCGGGCGACGACGAGGCGGAGTTGCCCGAGGGCCGTTTCCTGGACCGGGAACGCAGCTGGCTCGCCTTCAACGAGCGGGTGCTGGAGCTGGCCGAGGACCCGTACACCCCGCTGCTGGAGCGCGCCAACTTCCTGGCGATCTTCGCCTCGAACCTGGACGAGTTCTTCATGGTCCGGGTCGCGGGGCTGAAGCGGCGCATCGCGACCGGAGTGGCGACCAGGTCGGCCTCCGGGCTCCAGCCGCGCGAGGTGCTGGAAATGATCTGGGCCCGGTCCCGCGAGCTGATGGCCCGGCACGCCGCCTGCCACCAGCAGGACATCGCCCCGGCTCTGGCCGACGAGGGCATCCACCTGGTGCGCTGGGCGGAGCTGACCGAGGAGGAGCAGGCCCGCCTGTTCACGCTGTTCCGGCAGCAGATCTTCCCCGTGCTGACCCCGCTCGCGGTCGACCCGGCACACCCCTTCCCCTACATCTCGGGGCTCTCCCTCAACCTCGCCGTGGTGGTCCGGAACCCGGTCAGCGGCCACCGGCACTTCGCCCGCGTGAAGGTGCCGCCCCTGCTGTCGCGCTTCCTGGAGGCGTCACCGGAGCGGTACGTGCCCATCGAGGACGTGATCGCCGCCCACCTGGAGGAGCTGTTCCCGGGCATGGAGGTGCTGGCGCACCACATGTTCCGGCTCACCAGGAACGAGGACCTGGAGGTGGAGGAGGACGACGCCGAGAACCTCCTCCAGGCCCTGGAGAAGGAGCTGATGCGCCGCCGCTTCGGCCCGCCGGTGCGCCTGGAGGTCGAGGAGTCCATCGACCCGTACGTACTGGACCTGCTGGTGCGGGAGTTGAAGATCAGCGATGCCGAGGTGTACCCGCTGCCCGGCCCGCTCGACCTCACGGGACTGTTCGGCATCGCGGGCCTCGACCGGCCCGAGCTGAAGTACCGGAAGTTCGTGGCGCGCACCCACCGCGACCTCGCCGAGGTCGAGTCGGCGTCCGCTCCGGACATCTTCGCGGCGGTCCGCGAACGGGACGTGCTGCTGCACCACCCGTACGACTCGTTCTCCACCTCCGTGCAGGCCTTCCTGGAGCAGGCCGCGGCCGATCCGGACGTGCTGGCCATCAAGCAGACGCTGTACCGCACCTCGGGCGACTCGCCGATAGTCGACGCGCTCATCGACGCCGCCGAGTCCGGCAAGCAGGTCCTGGTCCTGGTCGAGATCAAGGCCCGCTTCGACGAGCAGGCGAACATCAAGTGGGCGCGGAAGCTGGAGGAGTCGGGCTGCCACGTGGTCTACGGCCTGGTCGGTCTGAAGACCCACTGCAAGCTGTCGCTGGTGGTCCGCCAGGAGGGCGAACTGCTGCGCCGCTACTCGCACGTCGGCACCGGCAACTACCACCCCAAGACCGCCCGCCTCTACGAGGACCTGGGCCTGCTCACCGTCGACCCGCAGGTCGGCGCGGACCTCTCCGACCTCTTCAACCGGCTCTCCGGCTACTCCCGCCGCGAGAGCTACCGCCGCCTGCTGGTCGCCCCGCACTCGCTGCGGGCCGGCCTGGTCGCCCGTGTCCACCAGGAGATCGAGCACCACCGGGCGGGCCGCGAGGCGTACGTCCGCGTCAAGGTCAACTCGATGGTGGACGAGGCGGTCATCGACGCGCTGTACCGGGCGAGCATGGCCGGGGTGCCGGTGGACGTGTGGGTGCGCGGGATCTGCGCGCTCAGGCCCGGTGTGCCCGGACTCTCGGAGAACATCCGGGTGCGGTCCGTCCTCGGCCGCTTCCTGGAACACTCCCGCGTCTTCGTCTTCGGCAACGGCGACGATCCCGAGGTGTGGTTCGGCAGCGCCGACATGATGCACCGCAACCTCGACCGGCGTATCGAGGCGCTGGTCCGCGTCACCGACCCGGCCCACCGCGCCACCCTCGACCGGCTGCTGGAGACCGGCATGGCCGACACCACCAGCTCCTGGCACCTCGACGCCGACGGCGAGTGGACCCGCCACAGCCACGACGCCGACGGCAAGGCGCTCCGCCACGTACAGGAAATGCTGATCGACGCGCGGAGGCGCCGACGTGCCCCGACTTCCTGAGCCGGACCACCTGCCCGAGACGGCCCCGGGCCCGGACCCGGCGGCGGCCCCCGTCGCCGCCGCCCTGCGCGCCGAGGCCGCGGCCTTCCTGCGGGCGCTGCGCCACCACACCGAGGCCGCCCAGGACCCGCAGGAGGCCCGGGAGGCGGCCCGCGCTCTGGGCCGCTCGGCGCGCCGCCTCGGCGCCATCCTGCACACCTTCCGCCCGCTGCTGGACCGGGAGTGGGCAGACCGGCTGCGGCCCGAGCTGACCTGGCTCGGCGGCGTCCTCGCCGACGAACACCTGGTCGCGGCCCGACTGACCCGGCTGCTCGCCTCGCTCCACCGCCTCTCCGGGCCGGCCGCGCCCCGCCGGGGCGGCCCGGGCATAGGGACGGCCAAGGCCGGGGCGCTGCTGGAGCGCCGCCTGACCCTGGCCCGGACCCGCGCCCACTCGGCGTGCCTGACGGCCTTCGCCTCGGCCCGGCTGCACGCCCTGGTCGACGAGGTCGCGCTGCTCGGCGGCGAGGTGCCGCTCGCCCCGGACGACCGGCTCCGCTCCGGCGCGCGCGCCGACGCCCTCGCCGAGGCCGCCGCCCGCCGCCTCGCCGACGCCGTGGCCGCCCTGCCGCTGCACCGCGCCGGCCACCCGTACAACGCCGACGCGCTGGCGCTCGCGGTACCGGCCCCGGACGGCCAGGACACCCCCTGGCACCAGGTCCGCCTGCTGCTGCGCCTGCACCGCTACGCCCAGGAGGTCGTCGCCCCCGGCACCGGGCCCGGCCCCCGCGTCGCCGCCGCCCGCCGCGCCCTCGACCAGCACCGCGACGCCTCCGAGGCCGCCCACGAGGCCGCCTCCGCCGCCGCCACCCCCCGTATCGCCCCGACCACCGCCTACGCCCTCGGCGTCCTCCACGCCGACCAGCGCCACGAGGTCGAGGCCGCCCGCTACGCCTTCCAGCGCGCGTGGGCGGAGGAGGCGGTGGGGGTGGGGGGCGAGGAGCCCGGGCGGCGGTGAACGCGGGGGCCGGGCCCGGCGCCGGGGTCCTGCCCTCTCTGTGCCCCGTCCCCGCCTGTGCGGCTCCGGGCCCATGGCGGAACGGAGACGGCCGGCCGACGGCACCGGCGCCGGAAGCCGGCGTCCCGCTCGACGAGTCCGCGCGGCGAGCGGAACCGGCCGTCCGCCGGCGCTTCCCTTGAGCGGCGCCCCGCCTCCTGCGACCCTGGAACCATGACAGAGCGGAAACCGGCGGACGTCTCGCACGAGGACTGGGTGGAGCACCAGATCCGGCAGGCCGAGCGGCGGGGTGAGTTCGCGGAGCTGCCCGGTCGGGGGAAGCCGCTGCCGGGCAACGAGACCGAGTACGACGCGCTGTGGTGGGTCAAGGCGAAGATGCGGCGGGAGGGGCTGGGGCAGGAGCGGGCCGACGCCTCGGCCTCGCTGGTGGCCGTCTGCCGCCGGGACGCCGAGGAGCTGCCCGCGGTGCTGGCGCGGGTCGAGGACGAGGCGGAGGTGCGTCGCCGGGTCGCCGAGCTGAACAGGCGGATCACCGACCTGCACCTGATGCCGCCGCCCGGGCCGCCGCTGGGCATCCCCCGCTTCAAGGTCGGCGAGGTGGTGCGGGAGTGGCGCCTGGCACGGGAGGCGGCGGCACGCGGGCGGCCGCGCGCCGCCGGCCGGGACTGACCCGGCGGCCCGTCCCGGCGGGTGCCCCCGCGCCGGGGCTCAACCCAGGGCCCGTACCACCGCCTCCGCCACGGGGGCGGCGCTCGCCGGGTTCTGCCCGGTGATGAGCAGCCCGTCCTCGACCACGTACGGCGCGAAGGGCTCCTCGGCGACGCTGTACGCCGCGCCCAGCCCGCGCAGCCGCTCCTCCAGGCTGAAGGGGACCGCCTCGGCGCGCTGCGCGAGCTCCTCCTCGGGCCAGGAGAAGCCGGTGACCCGCCGTCCGCGCACCAGCGGCTCCCCGTCGGCGAGCACCACGTCCAGCAGGCCGCTCGGCCCGTGGCAGACGGCCGAGACGACCCGGCCGCCGTCGTGGAACGCGGCGACCAGCTCCCCGAGCGCCTTGCTCCGAGGGAAGTCGAACATCGTCCCGTGGCCGCCGGTCAGGTAGACGGCGTCGTACTCCTCGGGCCGTACGTCGGCCACGGCGACGGTGTCCTCCAGCAGGTTCATGAACTCCCGGTCGGCGTAGCGCCGTCCGGTCCCCTGGTCGGCGAGGACGTCGTGGGAGAGGCTCTCCGGGTCGATCGGGACGCGCCCGCCGTCCACGCTGGCGATGGTGAGGCCGTACCCGGCCGCCTCGGCCACGTCGTAGAAGTGGGTCAGCTCGCCGAGCCACAGGCCGGTGCGGTAGCCGGCGCTCTCGTACTCCCCGGCGCTGGTGACGATGATCAGGATGCGAGGGGTCGGGGTGGCCATGGGGCCTCCTTCTCGACGACGTTCGCCCACGTCAGGGCCTTGGGGGAGCGCGTGCCCGGCAGACCGGGGCTCATCCGGGCGGCCCCGCGCCCCTAGGCGCGCGACACCCCGGACAGGGACGGGCGCCCCCTGCCGACCGTACGCCTCCACCCTGGCCGGGGCGCGCGGAGCCGGGCGCCGGAGCGCGGCCGAGGAGGGACGCCGACGCGGGTGCCGGCGAGGTGTGGGACCCCTCCCGCCCGGCCTGATCCGGCGGTCCGGACACCTCAGCCCCGGTCGGTGATCTCCGGCGCGTACACCGTGCCGAGCGGTTCGGGACCGACGTACCGCTGGCAGTTGCAGGGGC is drawn from Streptomyces diastaticus subsp. diastaticus and contains these coding sequences:
- a CDS encoding type 1 glutamine amidotransferase domain-containing protein; translation: MATPTPRILIIVTSAGEYESAGYRTGLWLGELTHFYDVAEAAGYGLTIASVDGGRVPIDPESLSHDVLADQGTGRRYADREFMNLLEDTVAVADVRPEEYDAVYLTGGHGTMFDFPRSKALGELVAAFHDGGRVVSAVCHGPSGLLDVVLADGEPLVRGRRVTGFSWPEEELAQRAEAVPFSLEERLRGLGAAYSVAEEPFAPYVVEDGLLITGQNPASAAPVAEAVVRALG
- a CDS encoding RNA degradosome polyphosphate kinase; translated protein: MLRTPGEIPDPLEQGSQAPRPPLAPLAPLASSHQPQVVPTLEPDLDSDPDDYAGDDEAELPEGRFLDRERSWLAFNERVLELAEDPYTPLLERANFLAIFASNLDEFFMVRVAGLKRRIATGVATRSASGLQPREVLEMIWARSRELMARHAACHQQDIAPALADEGIHLVRWAELTEEEQARLFTLFRQQIFPVLTPLAVDPAHPFPYISGLSLNLAVVVRNPVSGHRHFARVKVPPLLSRFLEASPERYVPIEDVIAAHLEELFPGMEVLAHHMFRLTRNEDLEVEEDDAENLLQALEKELMRRRFGPPVRLEVEESIDPYVLDLLVRELKISDAEVYPLPGPLDLTGLFGIAGLDRPELKYRKFVARTHRDLAEVESASAPDIFAAVRERDVLLHHPYDSFSTSVQAFLEQAAADPDVLAIKQTLYRTSGDSPIVDALIDAAESGKQVLVLVEIKARFDEQANIKWARKLEESGCHVVYGLVGLKTHCKLSLVVRQEGELLRRYSHVGTGNYHPKTARLYEDLGLLTVDPQVGADLSDLFNRLSGYSRRESYRRLLVAPHSLRAGLVARVHQEIEHHRAGREAYVRVKVNSMVDEAVIDALYRASMAGVPVDVWVRGICALRPGVPGLSENIRVRSVLGRFLEHSRVFVFGNGDDPEVWFGSADMMHRNLDRRIEALVRVTDPAHRATLDRLLETGMADTTSSWHLDADGEWTRHSHDADGKALRHVQEMLIDARRRRRAPTS
- a CDS encoding J-domain-containing protein, which translates into the protein MTERKPADVSHEDWVEHQIRQAERRGEFAELPGRGKPLPGNETEYDALWWVKAKMRREGLGQERADASASLVAVCRRDAEELPAVLARVEDEAEVRRRVAELNRRITDLHLMPPPGPPLGIPRFKVGEVVREWRLAREAAARGRPRAAGRD
- a CDS encoding CHAD domain-containing protein — translated: MPRLPEPDHLPETAPGPDPAAAPVAAALRAEAAAFLRALRHHTEAAQDPQEAREAARALGRSARRLGAILHTFRPLLDREWADRLRPELTWLGGVLADEHLVAARLTRLLASLHRLSGPAAPRRGGPGIGTAKAGALLERRLTLARTRAHSACLTAFASARLHALVDEVALLGGEVPLAPDDRLRSGARADALAEAAARRLADAVAALPLHRAGHPYNADALALAVPAPDGQDTPWHQVRLLLRLHRYAQEVVAPGTGPGPRVAAARRALDQHRDASEAAHEAASAAATPRIAPTTAYALGVLHADQRHEVEAARYAFQRAWAEEAVGVGGEEPGRR